The following coding sequences are from one Lipingzhangella halophila window:
- a CDS encoding ArnT family glycosyltransferase produces MMADRASAPQTGSAVRRRWQPWALAAICVVAAGLYAWDIGGSWGNAYYSAAVKSMSQSFENFFFGSLDAAGVVTVDKPPMALWLQVVSVKILGYSQFAVQLPQVLAGGAAVVVLHRTVRRWAGENAGLLAALVLALTPITVAINRINNPDTLLVLLVVGAAYAMTRACEGPRATGWLALAGLLVGCGFLTKMLQGWMVLPAFVAAYLVASRSSWGRKAADLAVAGAVLVVGSFWWVAATALWPEPKPYIGGSEDGSAWDLVFGYNGFGRIFGGGNMRGGGQMSAGPPAGSGSSDAVGGMPGGGGGPGGGFSGQAGILRMFGDQLAGQISWLLPLCGLVLAAVCVSGVLRLRAGRRLDRRGAAGWVLWGGWLLVVGLVFSFAQGIMHPYYTTMMAPAVGAIAGAGLVRFWQWYRRPARRAWLLLPLGVALTVFWAFVVVMRNPDWHAWVGYVALGLAAAAVALLLVQRGGRRRLARAGLALGLAAVLAVPSAWSVITAVGSQDSMNGANAMAGPSTGMFGGDRGGSPGGTDAAASVPGGVGGAQDSSGQDTPPQQGAGAPGGMGGAPGGSTAELSEEQQALLGYVESEAGDRTVPLAVEGGAMSASPYIINSDLTVVAMGGFGGTDDAPAVEQLTAWRESGELGFVLIGGGRGGIPPSGTQVSSGAQSPMGGEEQARGEREEWVKQNCTQVGPKAWGGSQDSSQQLYSCR; encoded by the coding sequence ATGATGGCCGACCGCGCATCCGCACCCCAAACGGGGTCAGCGGTCCGGCGGCGGTGGCAGCCCTGGGCTCTGGCCGCGATCTGCGTTGTGGCCGCGGGACTGTATGCGTGGGACATCGGCGGCTCCTGGGGCAACGCCTACTATTCCGCAGCCGTGAAGTCGATGTCGCAGAGCTTCGAGAATTTCTTCTTCGGCAGCCTGGACGCGGCCGGGGTGGTGACCGTCGACAAGCCGCCGATGGCGCTGTGGCTGCAGGTGGTCTCGGTGAAGATCCTCGGCTACTCGCAGTTCGCGGTGCAGCTGCCGCAGGTGCTGGCCGGGGGCGCGGCGGTTGTCGTGCTGCATCGCACGGTGCGCCGCTGGGCGGGGGAGAACGCGGGCCTGCTCGCGGCCCTGGTGCTGGCGCTCACCCCCATTACCGTGGCGATCAACCGGATCAACAACCCCGACACGCTACTGGTGCTGCTGGTCGTGGGTGCCGCCTATGCGATGACGCGCGCGTGTGAGGGGCCGCGCGCCACGGGCTGGCTTGCGCTGGCGGGGTTGCTGGTCGGCTGCGGTTTCCTGACCAAGATGCTGCAGGGCTGGATGGTGCTGCCTGCGTTCGTGGCCGCCTATCTGGTCGCGAGCCGGTCCTCGTGGGGGCGCAAGGCCGCCGATCTCGCGGTGGCCGGGGCGGTGCTGGTGGTCGGCTCGTTCTGGTGGGTTGCGGCGACCGCGCTGTGGCCCGAGCCGAAGCCCTACATCGGGGGCAGTGAGGACGGATCGGCTTGGGACCTGGTGTTCGGCTACAACGGGTTCGGCCGGATTTTCGGCGGCGGCAACATGCGCGGCGGCGGCCAGATGTCCGCGGGGCCGCCCGCCGGGAGCGGTTCCTCCGACGCGGTGGGCGGTATGCCCGGCGGCGGGGGAGGACCCGGCGGGGGCTTCTCCGGTCAGGCGGGGATCCTGCGGATGTTCGGCGACCAGCTCGCCGGGCAGATCAGTTGGCTGCTGCCGCTGTGCGGGCTCGTGCTGGCCGCGGTATGCGTCTCGGGCGTGCTGCGGCTGCGGGCAGGTCGCCGCCTCGACCGCCGGGGTGCGGCCGGCTGGGTGCTGTGGGGTGGCTGGCTGCTGGTGGTCGGCCTGGTGTTCAGCTTCGCGCAGGGGATCATGCACCCCTACTACACGACGATGATGGCTCCGGCCGTCGGTGCGATCGCCGGCGCGGGTCTGGTGCGGTTCTGGCAGTGGTACCGCCGACCCGCGCGGCGGGCCTGGCTGCTGCTGCCGCTCGGGGTGGCGCTGACGGTGTTCTGGGCGTTCGTGGTGGTCATGCGCAACCCCGACTGGCACGCCTGGGTCGGATACGTCGCGCTCGGGCTGGCAGCGGCGGCGGTGGCGCTGCTGCTGGTGCAGCGGGGCGGACGCAGGCGGCTGGCACGCGCCGGCCTCGCACTGGGGCTGGCTGCGGTTCTGGCGGTGCCGAGCGCGTGGTCGGTGATCACGGCGGTCGGTTCGCAGGATTCGATGAACGGTGCCAACGCGATGGCGGGGCCCAGCACCGGTATGTTCGGCGGCGACCGAGGTGGGTCGCCCGGCGGCACGGACGCCGCGGCGTCCGTGCCCGGCGGCGTCGGCGGTGCTCAAGACTCCTCGGGGCAGGACACCCCGCCGCAGCAAGGCGCTGGGGCACCCGGCGGCATGGGCGGTGCTCCCGGCGGCTCGACGGCGGAGCTGTCTGAGGAGCAGCAGGCACTGCTCGGCTACGTCGAGTCCGAGGCCGGCGACCGCACGGTCCCGCTCGCTGTGGAGGGCGGGGCGATGAGCGCCTCGCCCTACATCATCAACTCCGACCTCACGGTGGTCGCCATGGGCGGGTTCGGCGGTACCGACGATGCCCCCGCCGTCGAGCAGTTGACAGCGTGGCGCGAATCCGGAGAGCTCGGGTTCGTCCTCATCGGCGGCGGGAGGGGCGGCATCCCGCCGAGCGGCACGCAGGTGTCCAGCGGGGCGCAGAGTCCCATGGGCGGGGAGGAGCAGGCGCGCGGTGAACGTGAGGAGTGGGTGAAGCAGAACTGTACCCAGGTCGGGCCGAAAGCCTGGGGTGGTTCGCAGGACAGTTCACAGCAGCTCTACTCCTGCCGCTGA
- a CDS encoding bifunctional glycosyltransferase family 2/GtrA family protein codes for MTGVERAVSGDAPHALPATAWVDVVIPVYNEERALPGCLEVLCAHLERHLPFHWCVTVVDNASTDGTLAVAHDAAERLSGVRVLHLDRKGRGLALRTAWGYSDGDVVVYMDVDLSTGLDALLPLVAPLVNGHSDIAIGSRLAPASRTVRGSKRELISRCYNAVIRWSHGARFSDAQCGFKGARADAVRPLHKHVQDDSWFFDTELLLLAEHNGLRVHEVPVDWVEDTDTRVDVVRTALDDIAGLMRVARAKASGAARVPGLPRRPGPRPEHPQAVVGGAGGGLLWQLVSFGAIGAVSTLLTAVLYALLRIWWPPLVANLVALVATTLWNTEANRRYTFLRRARADARGRIHFQGLVVFALYYVVTSGALLALQTVEPDAARWLEVAVLVVSSVLGTALRFVLLRTWVFRPALADTSTRQAQEAAE; via the coding sequence ATGACGGGGGTGGAGCGTGCTGTCTCCGGCGACGCGCCGCACGCGCTCCCGGCGACGGCGTGGGTCGACGTCGTGATCCCGGTCTACAACGAGGAGCGCGCCCTGCCCGGGTGCCTGGAGGTGCTGTGCGCGCACCTGGAGCGGCACCTGCCGTTCCACTGGTGCGTCACCGTGGTGGACAACGCCAGCACCGACGGCACCCTCGCCGTCGCCCACGACGCGGCCGAGCGGCTGTCCGGCGTGCGCGTGCTGCACCTGGACCGCAAGGGGCGGGGGCTGGCGCTGCGCACGGCGTGGGGCTACAGCGACGGCGACGTCGTCGTCTACATGGACGTGGACCTGTCCACGGGGCTGGACGCGCTGCTGCCGCTGGTGGCGCCGCTGGTCAACGGCCATTCCGACATCGCGATCGGCTCGCGGCTGGCGCCGGCCTCGCGCACCGTGCGCGGCTCCAAGCGCGAGCTGATCTCCCGCTGTTACAACGCGGTGATCCGCTGGAGCCACGGCGCCCGGTTCAGCGACGCCCAGTGCGGGTTCAAGGGGGCACGCGCCGACGCGGTACGCCCGCTGCACAAGCACGTCCAGGACGATTCCTGGTTCTTCGACACCGAGCTGCTGCTGCTGGCCGAGCACAACGGGCTGCGGGTGCACGAAGTGCCGGTGGACTGGGTGGAGGACACCGACACCCGCGTCGACGTCGTCCGCACCGCCCTCGACGACATCGCCGGACTGATGCGGGTAGCCCGCGCCAAGGCGAGCGGGGCGGCGCGGGTGCCGGGGCTGCCGCGGCGACCCGGCCCGCGTCCCGAGCACCCGCAGGCCGTGGTGGGCGGGGCGGGCGGCGGCCTGCTGTGGCAGCTGGTCTCCTTCGGCGCCATCGGCGCCGTCTCCACGCTGCTCACGGCCGTCCTCTACGCGCTGCTGCGCATCTGGTGGCCGCCGCTGGTGGCCAATCTGGTGGCGCTGGTGGCGACGACGCTGTGGAACACCGAGGCCAACCGGCGTTACACGTTCCTGCGCCGGGCCCGCGCCGATGCGCGGGGGCGGATCCATTTCCAAGGGTTGGTCGTGTTCGCGCTGTACTACGTGGTGACCTCGGGCGCGCTGTTAGCCCTGCAGACGGTCGAACCCGACGCCGCGCGGTGGCTGGAGGTGGCGGTGCTGGTTGTCTCGTCGGTCCTCGGGACGGCGCTGCGTTTCGTGCTGCTGCGGACGTGGGTGTTCCGCCCGGCGCTCGCGGACACGAGCACTCGCCAGGCGCAGGAGGCAGCGGAATGA